Proteins co-encoded in one Nicotiana sylvestris chromosome 7, ASM39365v2, whole genome shotgun sequence genomic window:
- the LOC104227391 gene encoding hyoscyamine 6-dioxygenase-like codes for MADLISSWSNKRGTLPPTYVLPMHERPVDPVPIVKEIPVIDLGKAKGDERAVVIQQLLKACEDYGFFQVINHGIPENLMDEAMEVYQEFFSLPVEEKANYAKEAANAARGAATLYSSSARHYETEEHKYWRDVLEHTCNVDGEDKSIWPDKPPRYREVIGLYSTEVRKLSKIILGLVSEGLGLEAGYFDKDLGQRMLSNLYPECPDPSLTLGVGGHCDPNLITIIQQDAYGLQILKDEKWIGIEPLPHALVVNSGLALTVISNGKLGSVAHRVVTNTTQARTSICTFICPEEVVEPAKSLVSPSNPPLYKSFKWRTEFMPHYLSKKSVYYAALEPFKVDA; via the exons atggCAGACCTAATCTCTAGCTGGTCTAATAAGCGCGGAACACTTCCTCCAACTTATGTCTTACCAATGCATGAAAGGCCAGTTGATCCAGTTCCAATAGTTAAGGAAATTCCAGTCATTGATTTGGGAAAAGCTAAAGGCGACGAACGAGCTGTTGTCATTCAACAACTTCTGAAAGCTTGTGAAGACTATGGTTTTTTTCAG GTAATCAATCATGGAATACCAGAAAATCTAATGGACGAGGCGATGGAAGTGTACCAGGAATTCTTTAGTTTGCCCGTGGAAGAGAAAGCGAATTACGCAAAAGAGGCAGCAAATGCAGCAAGAGGTGCAGCAACACTATATAGTAGTAGTGCTAGGCATTATGAAACAGAAGAGCATAAATACTGGAGGGATGTTCTCGAGCACACCTGCAACGTTGATGGGGAAGATAAAAGCATTTGGCCTGATAAACCTCCAAGATATAG GGAGGTTATTGGTTTATATTCTACTGAAGTGAGAAAGCTGAGCAAGATTATCTTGGGTCTGGTAAGTGAAGGATTAGGGTTGGAGGCAGGGTATTTTGACAAAGATCTTGGGCAGAGAATGCTTTCCAATCTTTACCCAGAATGCCCAGATCCAAGTTTAACATTGGGAGTTGGTGGACATTGTGATCCTAATCTCATAACCATAATCCAACAAGACGCATATGGCCTTCAAATATTAAAGGATGAGAAATGGATTGGCATAGAACCTCTACCTCATGCACTTGTTGTCAATTCTGGTTTAGCTCTGACG GTGATTAGCAATGGGAAGTTAGGAAGTGTAGCACATAGAGTGGTGACAAACACAACTCAAGCACGGACATCTATTTGTACTTTCATTTGTCCAGAAGAGGTCGTTGAGCCTGCAAAATCACTTGTTAGTCCGTCCAATCCCCCATTGTACAAATCCTTCAAATGGCGTACTGAATTTATGCCccattatctcagcaagaaatcaGTGTATTACGCAGCGTTGGAGCCTTTTAAGGTCGACGCTTAA